A genomic region of Polypterus senegalus isolate Bchr_013 chromosome 17, ASM1683550v1, whole genome shotgun sequence contains the following coding sequences:
- the anapc11 gene encoding anaphase-promoting complex subunit 11, whose amino-acid sequence MKVKIKRWNGVASWLWVANDENCGICRMHFNGCCPDCKIPGDDCPLVWGQCSHCFHMHCILKWLNSQQVQQQCPMCRQEWKFKE is encoded by the exons atgaaagtaaaaataaaacggTGGAATGGAGTAGCATCTTGGCTGTGGGTTGCCAATGATGAAAACTGTGGCATATGCCGTATGCATTTCAATGGCTGCTGTCCTGACT gtAAAATACCAGGAGATGACTGTCCATTGGTGTGGGGCCAGTGCTCCCACTGTTttcatatgcattgcattttgaaaTGGCTCAACTCCCAGCAGGTCCAGCAGCAGTGCCCCATGTGCCGACAGGAGTGGAAGTTCAAGGAGTAA